Part of the Acidimicrobiia bacterium genome is shown below.
GTTCGACGAGCGCGCCCCGCATCGTCGCCGGCGCGACCAGCAGCTTCCGGTACGGCGCGCCGCGGCTGTACCCGGTGAGGTGGTTGAACAGCTCGGTGAGGTCCGCACCGAGGTCGGGATCGGCCGACAGCAGCCCGACGTCCTCGTAGAGCGTCGCGGTCTGCGGGTTGTAGTTGCCGGTCCCGACGTGGCAGTAGCGCCGGATCCCACCGTGCTCTTGCCGCACGACGAGCAGGATCTTCGCGTGCGTCTTCAAGCCGACGAGCCCGTAGACGACGTGCGCGCCCGCCTCTTCGAGCGCGCGTGCGCGCTCGATGTTCGCCTGCTCGTCGAAGCGTGCCTTCAGCTCGACGAGCACGACGACCTGCTTGCCGGCCTCGGCTGCTGCGATCAACGACCGGACGATGCCGCTCTCGGGGTTCGCGGTCCGGTACAGCGTCTGCTTGATCGCGAGCACCCGCGGGTCGCGCGCCGCCTGGTCGATGAAGGCCTCGACCGACGTCGCGAACGAGTCGTACGGGTGGTGGACGAGCACGTCGCCCGTCTCGAGGATGCGGAAGAAGTCGGGTGCGACCTCACCGGGCGTCAGCGCGGCGGGCGTCTGCGGCTTCCACGTGTCGTCGTGCAGGTCGGGGCGGCTCAGCGCGTGCAACGTCCACAGGCCCGCGAGGTCGAGCGGCCCGTCGACGACCGTCACGTCCTCCTCGGACAGGTCGAGCTCGCGACACAGCAGGCCGAGCACCTCGTCGGACATGCGCGTGTCGACCTCGAGGCGGACGGCGTGGCCGAAGCGTGAGCGACGGCGCAGCACGCTCTCGATCGCCTCGAGCAGGTCCTCGGCTTCGTCCTCGAGCTCGAAGTCCGCGTCGCGTGTGACGCGGAACGGGTGGTGGGCGAGGATCTCCATGCCGGGGAAGAGCGTGTCGAGCCGCGCCGCGATGAGCTGCTCGAGCGGCACGAACGCGCGCTCGTCCGGGAGCGCGACGAAGCGCGGCAGCAACGGCGGCACCTTGACCCGGGCGAAGCGCTCGTCGCCGGTGACGGGATCGCGCACGACGACCGCGAGGTTGAGCGAGAGGTTCGAGATGTAGGGGAACGGGTGCGCGGGATCGACCGCGAGCGGCGTCAGGACGGGGAAGACGTGCTCCTCGAACACGCCGTCGAGGAAGCGGCGGTCGTCGTCGGTGAGGCCGTCCCAGTCGCAG
Proteins encoded:
- a CDS encoding RNA degradosome polyphosphate kinase, which produces MPPPDTEAGARGEAAPDSRFLNRELSWLDFNARVLALAENPSVPLLERAKFLAIFSQNLDEFFQVRVSGLQEQLAAGLRATSPDGLGPLAQLRGIRHRVEELVARQSAVFTKEVAPALEEHGIRFCDWDGLTDDDRRFLDGVFEEHVFPVLTPLAVDPAHPFPYISNLSLNLAVVVRDPVTGDERFARVKVPPLLPRFVALPDERAFVPLEQLIAARLDTLFPGMEILAHHPFRVTRDADFELEDEAEDLLEAIESVLRRRSRFGHAVRLEVDTRMSDEVLGLLCRELDLSEEDVTVVDGPLDLAGLWTLHALSRPDLHDDTWKPQTPAALTPGEVAPDFFRILETGDVLVHHPYDSFATSVEAFIDQAARDPRVLAIKQTLYRTANPESGIVRSLIAAAEAGKQVVVLVELKARFDEQANIERARALEEAGAHVVYGLVGLKTHAKILLVVRQEHGGIRRYCHVGTGNYNPQTATLYEDVGLLSADPDLGADLTELFNHLTGYSRGAPYRKLLVAPATMRGALVERIRREAARTGDKAITMKMNSLVDPEVIDELYAASQAGTRVDLVVRGICCLRPGVDGLSDNIRVRSIVGRFLEHSRIYRFGADPTTAEHWIGSADLMPRNLDRRVETLVPVLDDRLRARLDEILTVELADDVLAWELGPDGSWRKLPTVAGVDSQRELRTLAIQRAHVPGVNEAP